In Xenopus laevis strain J_2021 chromosome 2S, Xenopus_laevis_v10.1, whole genome shotgun sequence, a genomic segment contains:
- the rasl10b.S gene encoding ras-like protein family member 10B encodes MVTTFKIAVLGAQGVGKTAIVRQFMYNEFNEACVPTKARHIFLPAVVMNGHVHELQIMDFPPVTTFPVNTLQEWADSCCRGLRSAHAYILVYDICCFDSFEYIKTLRQQILETRVIGTTDTPIIIVGNKRDLQRGRVIPRWNVSHLVKKTWKCGYIECSAKYNWHILMLFSELLKSVGCARCKHVHAAIRFQGALRRNRCSIM; translated from the exons ATGGTTACAACCTTCAAGATCGCTGTGCTCGGAGCCCAGGGGGTGGGAAAGACAGCCATTGTGCGGCAGTTCATGTACAACGAATTCAACGAGGCCTGTGTCCCTACCAAGGCTCGCCATATCTTCCTGCCCGCTGTTGTCATGAATGGCCATGTCCACGAATTGCAGATTATGGACTTTCCTCCTGTAACCACTTTCCCAGTCAACACCCTACAG GAGTGGGCAGATTCCTGTTGCCGGGGGCTCAGAAGTGCACATGCCTACATACTGGTTTATGACATCTGCTGCTTTGACAGCTTTGAATATATTAAGACCCTGAGGCAGCAGATCTTGGAAACAAG AGTAATTGGTACCACCGACACCCCCATCATCATAGTGGGTAACAAACGTGATCTTCAGAGAGGCCGTGTCATCCCTCGTTGGAATGTGTCTCATCTGGTAAAGAAAACCTGGAAATGTGGCTACATTGAATGCTCAGCCAAGTATAACTGGCATATACTGATGCTCTTCAGTGAACTACTCAAGAGTGTCGGCTGTGCTCGATGCAAGCACGTGCATGCTGCGATACGCTTCCAAGGAGCACTGCGCCGCAACCGATGTTCGATTATGTGA
- the gas2l2.S gene encoding GAS2-like protein 2B, producing MSTHQGGSVHSIRPFKSSEEYLYAMKEDLAEWLKDMYHLEIIVDNFIEILENGSVLCQHANNVTEVAREFFVQYPHLAEKLQLPKSGVKLNMMAQPGSFLARDNVSNFIQWCRKEMDIKDVIMFETEDLVHRKNEKNFLLCLLELARRASRFGMSAPMLIQMEEQIEEEIRQEMDLPPQEIPVPKPQRKLCDFKNLDQMVQNLVSRCTCPVQFSMVKVSEGKYRVGESSTLIFVRILRKHVMVRVGGGWDTLAHYLDKHDPCHCASLSHKPAIKLGSLQKQVSAVHEVKTQLTPRLDNPSKLETTLILSRSQSPLPPVEWRTYSAERTRTISSSYSLDDNENSPSFKNSQTPPNDRRSMSIGAHERSATLSRKLFTEDTQDPQQLGNPQSGHYRHHHSTSSLASQLTGSEEEYSYISEVFSESQSGRQMGKHTVMNLKEPPKRDAFLSHTQSANRKVISATQQNNIQQGLIIGHQSVTVQDSRPKTPSRFIQPPSPSKQIHFFYNQQNKGVEQNIKTQTNSCTRSSSPVKQTSLTYKQEFNKRPATPSRINYSSSQYKDGDKSAATEIITFHDHVRAKPSVSSEERTIRTGRATPTIHLNRENTNLPLKMQPKPNVTESSHSIERDCMYTPLPIDPEQEKQIYRSLEDEIRTNIKILEGDSEENNPENDTAAHDFNVLGKSTLRLSSSTSKTPRGQEGVPRSGVYINTAWQSGASYDDVITELTKGHVKLNNVDVENWISKIPLKGMVKEAHTSQRNKVRENGHTASLVRKKTLSTEMKGSKQKQLPSQIARQLALENKKKTVENVLEKQVSTVSGDSKEAIPEKIKLSQGLKPKKSLKKPERVPSIYKLKLRPKIRPRRDNRPEKKPSRIPTPVSYRQVPSRNNAKALKRTQSYQANKVSVAQTLNESQISAVNSEDLDSGDEICEHSAPLQAVETPITGENNQSRTEEEEESWV from the exons ATGTCAACTCATCAGGGTGGCAGTGTCCATAGCATCAGACCGTTTAAATCCAGTGAAGAATACCTGTATGCCATGAAGGAGGATTTGGCAGAATGGCTTAAGGATATGTATCATCTAGAAATAATTGTGGATAATTTTATTGAGATCCTTGAAAATGGATCAGTGCTCTGTCAGCATGCCAACAATGTAACAGAGGTGGCACGGGAGTTCTTTGTCCAATACCCTCACCTGGCAGAGAAACTGCAGCTGCCCAAATCAGGAGTGAAGCTCAATATGATGGCCCAACCAGGGTCTTTCCTGGCAAGAGATAATGTGTCTAATTTTATCCAATGGTGTAGAAAGGAAATGGATATTAAGG ATGTCATAATGTTTGAGACAGAGGATCTGGTACATCGGAAGAATGAGAAGAACTTTCTTCTGTGTCTGCTGGAGCTGGCTAGAAGGGCTTCTCGTTTTGGCATGAGTGCTCCCATGCTAATACAAATGGAAGAGCAGATAGAGGAAGAGATTAGGCAAGAAATGGACCTTCCTCCACAGGAGATCCCAGTTCCTAAGCCCCAAAGAAAACTCTGTGACTTCAAAAACCTTGACCAAATG GTTCAGAATTTGGTGAGCAGATGTACTTGTCCTGTACAGTTTTCCATGGTGAAAGTCTCTGAAGGAAAATACAGAGTTGGAGAGTCCAGCACACTCATATTCGTTAGG ATTCTGCGTAAGCATGTGATGGTAAGAGTTGGCGGAGGATGGGACACACTTGCACACTACCTGGACAAGCATGATCCTTGTCACTGCGCATCTCTTT CACACAAGCCAGCTATAAAACTGGGAAGTCTGCAGAAGCAAGTAAGTGCTGTGCACGAGGTCAAGACTCAATTAACACCAAGATTAGACAACCCTAGCAAACTGGAAACAACCCTGATTTTGAGCAGGTCCCAGAGTCCTCTACCCCCGGTGGAGTGGAGAACATATTCAGCTGAAAGAACCAGGACTATATCATCGTCTTACTCACTGGATGATAATGAAAATAGCCCAAGTTTTAAGAACTCACAAACACCACCAAATGACAGAAGGAGTATGTCAATCGG GGCCCATGAACGTTCAGCAACACTCTCTAGGAAGCTATTCACAGAAGACACTCAAGATCCCCAGCAGCTTGGTAACCCCCAGTCTGGTCATTATAGACACCACCATTCTACATCTTCTTTGGCATCCCAGTTAACTGGAAGTGAAGAAGAATACTCTTATATTTCAGAAGTTTTCTCTGAATCTCAAAGCGGAAGACAGATGGGAAAGCACACTGTTATGAATTTAAAAGAACCACCAAAGAGGGATGCTTTTCTTAGCCACACACAAAGTGCCAATAGAAAAGTAATTTCAGCAACACAGCAAAACAATATTCAGCAGGGTTTAATAATTGGCCATCAATCTGTCACTGTGCAGGATTCAAGACCAAAGACACCTTCACGTTTTATCCAGCCACCCAGTCCCTCTAAGCAGATCCATTTTTTCTACAATCAACAAAACAAAGGAGTAGAACAGAACATCAAGACCCAAACTAATAGTTGCACAAGATCTTCTTCTCCAGTAAAGCAGACAAGTCTGACATATAAGCAAGAATTTAACAAAAGACCAGCTACACCAAGCAGAATTAATTATAGCTCTTCACAGTACAAGGACGGTGACAAATCTGCAGCTACTGAAATAATTACTTTCCATGATCATGTCAGGGCAAAACCAAGTGTTTCTAGTGAAGAAAGGACCATAAGAACAGGCAGAGCAACACCAACAATTCATCTTAACAGAGAAAATACTAATTTACCTCTGAAAATGCAACCTAAACCAAATGTTACAGAGAGTTCACATAGCATAGAACGAGATTGTATGTACACTCCTTTACCTATTGATCCAGAACAAGAAAAGCAGATATACCGGAGCTTAGAAGATGAAATCCGAACAAATATTAAGATCCTAGAGGGAGACTCAGAGGAAAATAACCCAGAGAATGATACTGCTGCACATGACTTTAATGTGCTTGGAAAATCAACTCTGCGTTTGAGTTCAAGCACTTCAAAAACTCCTAGGGGGCAAGAAGGTGTACCCAGAAGTGGGGTTTACATAAACACAGCGTGGCAGTCAGGTGCTAGCTATGATGATGTAATTACAGAACTCACCAAGGGCCATGTAAAACTTAACAATGTTGATGTAGAAAACTGGATTTCCAAAATACCTTTAAAAGGTATGGTAAAAGAAGCACATACGTCTCAGAGAAATAAGGTACGTGAAAACGGCCATACAGCTTCActtgttagaaaaaaaacactgtcCACCGAAATGAAAGGAAGCAAACAGAAGCAGTTGCCTTCTCAAATAGCAAGGCAACTGGCACTggagaataaaaagaaaacagtggAAAATGTATTGGAAAAACAGGTTTCAACAGTTAGTGGAGACAGCAAAGAAGCTATACCAGAGAAAATTAAGTTGTCACAAGGGTTAAAGCCTAAAAAATCCCTGAAGAAACCTGAAAGGGTGCCTTCCATTTATAAGCTCAAGCTTCGGCCAAAAATACGCCCACGTAGGGACAACAGACCAGAAAAAAAGCCATCCAGGATTCCAACACCAGTTTCCTACAGACAAGTGCCAAGTAGAAACAATGCTAAAGCATTAAAGAGGACACAAAGCTATCAAGCAAATAAGGTATCAGTGGCACAGACTTTGAATGAGTCACAGATCTCAGCAGTGAACTCAGAAGACCTGGATTCTGGTGATGAAATCTGTGAGCACTCTGCACCTTTACAGGCtgtggaaacaccaatcactggTGAAAATAACCAAAGTAGAACTGAGGAGGAGGAAGAGTCATGGGTCTAG